The sequence TGATCGCGAGCAGCGCCTGGACGTCCGTCGTGTGCAGGCCGCTGGCGCCGGCGAAGCCGTGGCCGAGCAGGTGCATCTCGGAGGCGAGGTCCTGGAGCAGCCGGCCGAGCGCGGGCCCGTCGGGCGGGACCTGCGCCGGGCCGTGCTCCTGCTGCTCCTGCTGCTCCCCCTGCTCGGACAAGGCGTGTTCTCCGGTCGCGTACGGCGTCGATCCAACCCGTTCAGCCTAACGGCGCCACGCCGCCGCGCCGCCGCCCCGCGGATCACCCCCCGGAGCCCGGCCCGGCCTCCGCCGGTGCCGAGGCGGACGCCGGCACCGCCCGCCGGGCATCGCGGCCGGCCCGCGCGGGCCACCAGACCCGGTCACCGAGGTCCCGCACCAGCGCGGGCACCAGCAGCGAACGGACCAGCAGGGTGTCCAGCAGCACCCCGAACGCCACGATGAAGGCGATCTGGGCGAGGAACGCGAGCGGGATCACCCCGAGCGCGGCGAAGGTCGCGGCCAGCACCACACCCGCCGAAGTGATCACCCCGCCGGTGGCGGTGAGCCCGCGCAGCACCCCCTCACGGGTCCCGACGCGCAACGACTCCTCCCGGACCCTGGTCATCAGGAAGATGTTGTAGTCCACCCCGAGCGCCACCAGGAACACGTACCCGTACAGCGGCACCGAGGGGTCCACCGCGGAGAACCCGAACACGTGCGGGAACACCACCGCGCTGACCCCGAGCGTCGCGAGGTAGGAGAGCGCGACGGTGGCGGCCAGCAGTACCGGTGCCACCAGGGAGCGCAGCAGCAGGACGAGCACGGCCAGCACGCAGAGCAGCACCACCGGGGTGATCAGGCGCCGGTCGTGGGCGGCCGTGGTCCGGGTGTCCTCCTGCTGGGCGGTGTAGCCGCCGACCAGTGCCCGCGCGTCGGGCACGGCGTGCACCGCGTCCCGCAGCCGGTGGACGGTGGCGATGGCCGCATCGCTGTCGGCCGGGTCGGTGAGCGTGGCCTCCAGCCGGACCCGGCCGTCCACGACCAGCGGTGCGGCACCCGGCGCGGCGGCCGACGCGGCACCCGGCGCTCCGGCGGTGGTGGCCCGGACGGCGGCGACCCCCGGCACGGCGGCGGCCGCCTCGGTGACGGGCGCGGCGCGGTCCGCGGCGGCGATGATCACGGCCGGGTTGCCGCTGCCGCCGGGGAAGTGCGCGGAGAGCAGTCGCTGCCCGGCCGCCGACGGCTGGGCCTTCACGAAGAGTTCGCTCTGCGGGACACCGCCGGCGTCCAGGGTCGGGGCGAGGGCGGCGAGCGCCGCCAGGACCACCAGGCTGCCCGCCCACAGGGCACGCGGGCGGCGGGCGACGAGCTCCGCCACCCGGGCCCAGACGGCGTGCACCGGGGCCCGCCCGTCGGCCGGGGGCCGGGCCGGCCAGTAGGCGGCCCGGCCGGCCAGCACCAGTGCGGCGGGCAGGAAGGTGAGCGCGGAGAGCACGGCGCAGCCGATCCCGATCGCGCCGACCGGGCCGAGGGCGCGGTTGTTGGTGAGGTCGGAGAGCAGCAGGACGAGCAGACCGAGGGCGACGGTGGCTCCGGAGGCGGCGATCGGTTCGAGGGACTGCCGCCAGGCGGTGCGCATCGCGGCGAACCGGTCGCCGTGCAGGTGGAGCTCTTCGCGGAAGCGGGCGGAGAGCAGCAGGCCGTAGTCGGTGGCGGCGCCGATGACGAGAATCGACAGCAGTCCCTGGACCTGGCCGTCCACGGTGACCAGGCCGTGGTCGGCGAGCAGGTAGACCAGGGCGCAGGCGACGCCGAGGGCGAAGACCGCGCCGAGGATCACCAGCAGTGGCAGCAGGACGGCGCGGTAGACGGCGAGCAGGATGAGCAGGACGACGCCTAGGGCGACGCCGAGCAGCAGGCCGTCGATGCCGGCGAACGCGCCGCCGAGGTCGGCGGCGATCGCGGCGGGTCCGGCCAGGCCGACGGTGGTGCCGGGGACCCGCTCGGCGAGTTCGCGGACGGCGCGCACGGTATCGCCGGTCTCCCGGCCGAGGTCGGCGCGCAGCTGGACGACGCCCTGGAGTGCCTGGCCGTCGGCCGCCGGCAGTACGGGCGAGACCCGTCCGGTGGCGCCGGGCAGGGCGGCGGCGGCCCGCAGGGCCTGTTCGGCGGCGGCACGCCCGGTCCCGTCGACGGGGCCGCCGCGGCTCTCCCAGACGACGATCACGGGCACGGCGTTGTCGGTCCGGAAGTCGGCGCCGAGCCGGGCGGCCTCGGTGGACTCGGCACTGCGGGGCAGGAAGGCGGCCCGGTCGTTGGTCGCGACCTCGCCGAGCCGGCCGGCGTAGGAGCCGAAGGCCCCGCCGAGGCCGAGCCAGACGATCAGCAGGGCCAGCGGGACGAGCAGCCGGGCGCGGCGACGACGGGCGGACGCGCCGGGCGGGGGTACCGGGACGGGCGGGACCGGGGCGGGCGGTGCGGCGGCGTTCGGACGGTCAGCGGGCATGGCGGGGCGCCCTCCGGGCAGGGGCAGGTGGCGGACAGCCCGGATCCTATCTCTCGATGCTCAAGAGACTTGACGGGCGGAGAGGTTTCTCGGTCGCGCCAGCAGTCGGGCCACCTGGAGGGCGCGCCGGCCGGCCTGGACCAACGGGCCCCGCCTGGACGGTCGGGCCCGACCTGGACGAACGGGCCCGACCTGGACGAACCCGACCGGCAGAACCGGCCCGCCCGGCCCCGGGCGCGCCGACGGCCCACCAGTACGCGACCGGTGGGCCGTCGACGGGACGCCCGCAGGGAGCCGGCAGGGGCGGGTCAGGAAACGCGCTTGATCTGCCAGGCGTTGTTGTTGAGGCTCGGCACGGCGGAGTAGCGGCAGTTGCTGTTGTAGAACGCGGAGAGCTGCACCCAGCCGGTCGGCTGGTAGGTGGAGGCGCAGACCGTGAGCGTGGTGCCGATCGGCAGGCCGGTGAGCTGCTTGATCTGCTTCTTGTTGGGGTTGAAGGTCGAGCTGCAGCTCAGGTCGTTCCACCACTGGACGTCGACCCAGCCGGTCGGGGTGAGCTGGCTGCTGCAGACGTTCAGGGTGTCGCCGGGGGCGGCGTGCGCACTGGTGGTGGTCATGGCGAGCGCGGCGGCGGCACAGCCGGCGGCCACGGCGAAGGCGCGAAATCGGGACACGGTGCGGCTCCTCTCCACGGCGCGGGCACTCCGCGCCGAGGAATCATTCCTATCGGTGGGACCATTGGCACGGACAGTGACTTTCCGGTCCGGGAGGCCGGGGCCCGCGACGGGTTCGCGACGGTTGACAGTGCGCCGACGCACGTGTTCGCGGCATATGCGCCCGCGCGGGCGTCAGGCGACGCGCTTGATCTGCCAGGAGTTGTTGTTGAAGCTCGGCGAGACCGAGTAGCGGCAACTGCTGTTGTAGAACTCCGAGAGCTGCACCCAGCCGGACGGCGGGAGCGTCGAGGCGCAGACCGTCAGGGTGGTGCCGATCGGAAGGCCGTCCGCCTGCTGGATCTTCTTCGCGTTCGGGTTGAAGCCGGATCCGCAGGCGTACTCGTTCCACCACTGGATGTCGACCCAGCCGCTCGGGGTGAGCTGGCTGCCGCAGACGTTCTGGGTGTCGCCGGGGGCGGCGTGCGCGGTGGTGGCGGTCAGGGTGAGCGCGGCGGCGGCACAGCCGAGACCCAGGGCGGCGGCACGGAAGCGGGACACGGGTGACTCCTCTCCACGGCGCGGGCGTTCCGCGTCGGACACCCATTCGTACCGGCGGAACGACGTTGCGGACAGCGCCTTTCCGGCCGGTCCGGCCGGGCGCGCGGAGCCCACCCGCATCCCGCCGAAGCGGTAGGACGGGTGGGCCGGAGAGGTCTTGACGGTACGTCAGGAGACGCGGGTGATCCGCCAGGAGTTGTGGTTCAGACTCGGCACCGCCGAGTAGCGGCAGCTCTGGCTGTAGAACTCGGAGACCTGCGTCCAACCGGCCGGCGGCCACGCCGAGGCGCAGACGTTGAGGCTGGTGCCGATGGGCAGACCGGCGACCTGCTCCATCGTCTTGCGGTTCGGGGTGAAGGTGCCGCCGCCGCAGCTGTAGTCGTTGGCCCAGGCGATGTCGACCCAGCCGCTGGGGGTGTACTGGTTGGCGCAGATGGACACGATGTCGCCCGGGGCGGCGACGGCGGTGCCGGCGGTGGTCGCGGCCAGGGTCAGGGCGGCGGCGGTACAGCCGACGGCCATGGCGGCGGTGCGGAGACGGGACACGGAGCGGCTCCTCTCACGGCACGGACGTTCCGCGCCGGGCCCCATTCCTACCGGCGCGCCGGGGCGCGCGAACAGGCGCTTTCCGGTCCGGTGCGCCGGGGTGCGCGTCGCGTTCGCGCCTGTTGACAGTCCGTCGGCGCACTTCCCGGCAGCGCGAACGGCCCGTCCCGACCCCGTGGTTCGGGGCCGGGACGGGCTGCGACGGGCTGCGACGGGCCAGGTTGCGCCGGGCTGCGACGGGCCAGGTTGCGCCGGGCTGCGACGGGCCGGGCTGCGACGCGCCGGGCGGGCCGCCGGCAAGGCAGCGGCGGGGCCGCGCGGACGTCAGCCGGTGATCGGCTTCACGTCCAGCCGGATGTGGTCGACGGCCCAGAACCAGTTGTTCCCGGCGTCGAACATCCGGAACTTCAGCGTCACGCTCCGCGCACCCGCCGGAACGGCGAACTGCTTGGTGACGAAGGCGTTCTGGACGTCGGCGCCGCGGTTGTCGTTGCCGGTGGCGTCCGAGCTGTAGTACACCAGCCGGGTCTCGGTGCCGTTGTCGAAGACCGCGGTGACCGAGGCCTTCTGCGGCGCCTCCTGGCGGTAGTGCGAGTCGAAGCCGAGGTACAGGGTGGTGGCCCCGGCCGGGACGGGCACGACGGGCGAGACCAGGGTCGAGTCGAACACGCCCTTCTTGGACGGCGCGCCGGTGTCGTCCCAGTCGTCCGGGTCGGCGACCGCCAGGATGCCCAGGCCCCGGGTGAAGTTGCCCCGGTCCTGGCCGGCCGGGCTGGACCACTCGCGCTTGGTGTGGAAGGTCCAGCCCTGGAGCCGGACGGTGCCCTGCGGCATGGCCGGCGCGTTGACCACGGACCAGCCCTGCGGGGCCTGCGGCGTCCAGCCGACCACCCCGGCGACCGGCTGGAGCACCCCGGCCAGCGACTCGAAGTCCTCGCCGAGCAGGTGGCCGGCCATCACCGGCGCCGTGCGGGCGGCGAGTTCGCCGTCGGCGACGGCGAAGCGGTTGCCGGCCAGCGCGCGGGCGGTGACCAGCAGACGGTGGGTGGCGCCGTCCGGCAGCTGGGCCGGCGGGGTGACGTCCCACTCGGCGACGGCGCTCGCCCCGGCGGCCAGCGTGGCGGGCGGCGCGGTCACGGCGGCGACCGTCCAGCCGGCCGGCACGACCGGCTGGGCCTCGATCACGGTCAGCGCGTCGGTGGTGCTGAAGCGGGCGGTGACCCGGGCCGGGCGGCCGGGCAGCAGGATCGCCTCGTCGATGGTGGTGGAGGCCGCCTTGAGCGCGACGTCCACGGTCAGCGGGTCGGCCTGGCCCATCGCCGGGTCGGTGAGCAGGTGCTCGCCGTCCCAGGGGAAGCGGCCGGCGATCCGGCGGCGGAAGCCGAGTTCGCCGCGCACGCCCACCGCGACGTCGTACCAGCCCTCGGGGCCGACATTGAGGTTGACGGTCTTGTCGTCGCCCGCGGCGACCCGGACCTCGCGCAGTCCGTCGCCGTAGGCGAGGTCGCCGACCAGGAAGGTCTGGGCGGTGCGCGAGCGGTTGATCACGTCCACCTCCAGCACCTTGCCGTTGCGCTCCTCGGAGAGCGAGATCTCGTACGCGGCGTCGACGGTGCCGCGCAGGTGCCAGAGCGCGCCGTTGGGGCCGTGCACCCGCAGGTCGTAGCCGTCCTGGCCGACCGCCCAGACGTCGGAGGTCCGGGACTTGGCGCCCACCGTGTAGTGGCGGGGCAGGGCGCCGGGGGCCGGGTAGACCGCGAAGACCGCGCCCTGCTTGCCCTGGTTGATGAAGTCGATCGTCAGCTGGTCGCCCTTGAGGCGCGGCTTGACGGTGAGGTCGTAGGGCGCCGGGCGGGCGGCCCGGGTGCCGCGCTCCTGCCGCGGGAAGGACTGCGGGTTGGGCACGGTGGGCGCGGGCAGCTTGCCGGTGTCGACGACCTTCTGCCGGTTGCCACTGGTGTCGGGCAGCTCGGGCCAGCGCGGGTCGCGGCCGGAGAAGTCGAAGACGTTGGTGAGGTCGCCGCAGACCGCGCGCCGCCAGGGGCTGATGTTGGGCTCCTGGACGCCGAAGCGCTGCTCCAGGAAGCGCAGCACCGAGGTGTGGTCGTAGACGCTGGAGTCGACGACGCCGCCGCGGGTCCAGGGGGAGACGACGATCATCGGCACCCGCACGCCGAGGCCCATGGGGTAGGGGCCGGAGACGACGCTCTCGCCGGCGGGCAGGGTGTCGGACCAGCCGAGGGAGCCGTCGGCGGCCCGGACCCGGTACTTGCCGTCCTGGCTCACCACGCGGTGGTAGGTGGAGCCGCCCTTGCTCACCCGGACGACGACCTCGCCGTCCACGGGGACGGTGGACTTGCCGCGTCCGGCGGCCAGCGGCGGGACGGGCGGCAGCTGGTGGTCGAAGAAGCCGCCGTGCTCGTCGTAGTTGAGGATGAAGACGGTCTTCTCCCACACCTCGGGCTTGGCCGCGAGGGCGGCCAGCAGCCGGGCGGTGAGGTGCTCGCCGTTCGGCGGCGCGTAGTTGGCGTGCTCGGAGAGCGCGGCGGGGGCGACGATCCAGGACACCTGCGGGAGGGTGTCGGCCTGGACGTCGGCGGCGAACGCCTCGACCAGGGCGTCGCCCATCGCGAACGGGTCGCCCTTCTTGGCCGGGTCGCCGACCGCGCGCATGCCGCGCTCGTACAGCGGCTCGCCGGGCTTGGCCTTGACGAACGGGGCGAACCAGGCGAGCGCGTTGTCGTCGAAGTTGTCCAGCGCCTGGTAGGTCCGCCAGCTGACGCCCGCCTTCTCCAGGCGCTCGGCGTAGGTGGTCCACTCGTAGCCACCGGGGATCTCGGTGTTGTCGGTGACCGGGGTGTCCCGGACGGTGCCGCCGCTGGTGCCCGTCATCAGGTGCTCGCGGTTGGTGTTGGTGTTGCACTGCACCGACGCGTAGTAGGCGTCGCAGGTGGTGAACACCGAGGCGAGCGCGTGGTAGAACGGCATGTCGGCGCTCTCGTAGTAGCCCTGGCCGAGCCAGCCGCTGGAGCGGCGGGTGACCGAGCCGTCGGCGAGGCCGTCGTTCCAGGCCTTCATCGAGTCGACGAAGCCGAACGCGGGGGCGCCCTGCTGGTACGCGTTGGTGTGCGCCGCGTTCATCGGGAACGGCAGGAGGTGACCCTCCTTGCGGCTCGGGTCGGGCTGGTGGAAGACCGAGCGGCCGTTGACGCCCCGCACCGCCGTCCGGTCGCCGAAGCCGCGGACACCGGCCTGGGTACCGAAGTAGTGGTCGAAGGCGCGATTCTCCTGCATGAACACCACAACGTGCTGGATGTCCGCCAGGCGGCCGGGGCGGGCCGGCGCGGCGAGCGCCTCGCGCACGCTGAGGGGGAGGGCGGACAGCACGGCGGCGGCGGCCGCGCCGCCGAGCAGGGTGCGGCGCGACAGTTCGGGCTGCGGACTCATCGGGGGTGACTCCTTGTACAAAGCGGGGGTGCCTGGCGCTGTGGTCCAGACCCGTTATGTCTACGTGCCCCAGATGGACGGGAACGGGGAGTTCGATGGCGCGTCGATGACGGACAGTGAACCCATAGCTGTACAGACAACTTGCCGCCGATGGCGGTCCGCGGCCGCCCGCCCGCCGCGACCGCCGCCGGCCGCCGTCCCAGCAGTCCCGCCGGTCACGCCAGACGCCCCACGACGGAAGGTGGTTGACGAACCGTCGGCAGCCTCCGGCCAGGTCGTGGACAACCCTTGACGAGGCATGTGGTGTGTGGAAACCTCGCGGCAGGTCCAGGCCAATGATCTTCGTACGGGGGTAGGGGATCGCTTCGCCTGACGCATCAGGGGGGACACCTGGGAGTCGGGTCCGGCCGTGCCTCGGCGCCTGCCGACCGGTCCGCGGGGCGGGCCGGCCACCCTTCGGCAGCCGCGCCGTCCGACCGCGCCGTGCCGCGCCCGCGCGCCGCCACGGCCACCGCTCGGACGGGTGCCCCGCTGCTCCGTCTCCGACTCCCGAATCGAGCACAGCATGTCCGACTCCCCCAACCGGTCCGGCCTCTCCTCCGCCGCCGGGGACCTCGCGAGAGCGACGGACGCCGCACGGCCCGCCTCCCCCGCCCAGCACGGAATCTGGCTGACCGGAAGGCTCACCCACGTACCCGAGGTGTTCCACCTCGCGCTGCGGATCGGCTTCGACCGGATCGACACCGACGCACTGGCCCGCGCCGTGGACGCGACCGTCGCCCGGCACCCCGCGCTCTCCTCCGCCCTGGTGGAACGGAACGGCGTGCTCCACCCCGTTCCGGCCGGACGGGCGCCCGCGCTCACCGTCCTGGACCCGGCCGGCGAGCCGCTCGACGAGTGTGCCGACGCCCGCGCCAAGCGGCTCGCCGAGGAACTCGCCCTGCCGTTCGACCTGGCCCGGGGGCCGCTCGCCCGGTTCACCCTGGACCGGCGGGCGGACGGCGGCGCCGAGCTGCTGGTGGTGGCGCACCACGTGGTGTTCGACGGGAACTCCAAGGACGTCCTGGTCGCGGACCTCGCCGCCGGGTACGCCGCCGCGCTCGCGTCCTCGGCGGCGGACGAGGCACGGTCCGAGGCGGACGGCGCGAACACGAACGGGGACGGAGGCGCGGACACGGACACCGACGGGGGTGCCGTACCGCTGCCGGACGCCGGCCTCCTGGCCCGGGCCGCCGCCTTCCACGGCCCCCGCTGGGCGGCCGCCACCGCCCCGGTGCTCCCGGGCCGCCCCCGCGCCGTCACCGACGCCGGCCCCGGCGAGTCCGTCGCCTGGCGGCTCGACGGCACGGCCTCGGCGGCCCTCGCGGAGGCCGCACGGAGCGCCGGGGTCACCCGCTTCGAGTTCCTGCTCGCCGCCCTGCACGGCCTGCTGCACCGCTACGGCGGCGAGGCCGTCCCGGTCGCCGTCCCCTTCTCCACCCGCGCCCCTCGACAGCGCGGCGCGATCGGCCTGTACGTCAACGAGCTGCCCGTGTACGCCCCGGCCGGCCAGGACGGGGACACGCCGTTCGCGCACTACGCCGCCGCCGTGCGCGCCGAGGCCCGGCTGGTCTCCGCGCACCGCGCCGTCCCGTTCGGCAGCGCCGTCCCCGGCCTCACCCCCCGGGCCGGGCTGGCGCCGGTCTCCTTCGGCTACCGCCGCCGCACCACCGCGGACCCCGTCTTCCCGGGCAGCACCGCGCTGGTCGACTGGACCGTCTTCCCGCACGCGGCCCGCAACACCCTGCACCTCCAGGCCGTCGACGGCGCCGACGGGATCGACCTCTCGCTCCAGTACGACCCGGCCGTGCTCGCCTCCGCCGCCGCGCGGCGGATCGCCGGGCACCTCGCGACCCTGCTCGCCGCCGCCGTGGCCGACCCGACCACCCCGCTCGGCGACCTGCCCCTGCTCGACGGGGCCGAGCGGCACCTCGTCACCACCGCCTGGAACGACACCGCCCACCCCTACCCCGCCGGGCGGACGGTGCTCGACCTGGTCCGGGAGCACGCCTCCGCCACGCCCGACGCGCTCGCCGTGGTGGCCGGGGAGGAACGGCTGACCTACCGGGAGCTGCTGCGCCGCGCCGACCGGCTGGCCGGGGCGCTCACCGCGGCCGGGATCGGCCGGGACGACCTGGTCGGCCTGCACCTCGCCCGCACCGCCGACCTGCCGGCCGCGCTGCTCGCCGTGCACGCGGTCGGCGCCGGCTACCTCCCGCTCGACCCCGGCTACCCGGCCGAGCGGCTCGCCTTCGTGCTCGCCGACTCCGGCGCCGCGCTGCTGCTGGCCGACCGCGAACCGGCACCCGAGGTGGCGGCCGCCGCACCGGCGGTGCTCCGGCCGGGCGCCACCTCGGCCCCGGCGGACACCGACACCGCGTCCCGGACCGGGGCCGACCCCGGCCGGCTGGCGTACGTGCTGTACACCTCCGGCTCCACCGGCCGTCCCAAGGGCGTCGAGATCGGCCACCGGGCGCTGGTCAACCTGCTCACGGCCTTCGCCGCGCAGCTCGGCTCCGGCCCCCGGGACGTCTGGCTCGGCCTCACCTCGCTCTCCTTCGACATCTCCGCCCTGGAACTGCTGCTGCCGCTGACCACCGGCGGCCGGCTGGTGCTGGCCCCGGACGGTCTGGCCGTGGACGGCCCCGGGCTGCGCGCGCTGGTCCGACGCGAGGGTGTCACCCACGTCCAGGCGACCCCCTCGGGCTGGCGGGTCCTGCTCGGCGCCGGGCCGCTGCCCTCCGGTCTGACCGGCCTGGTCGGCGGGGAGGCCCTGCCGCTGCCGCTGGCCCGGCAGCTGCGGGCCGGCACCGACCGTCTGTTCAACGTCTACGGGCCCACCGAGACCACCGTCTGGTCCACCTGCGCCGAGTTGCCGGACGCCCCGGAGGCGGTCCGGATCGGGCGGCCGATCGCCAACACCCGCGCCCTGGTGCTCGACCGGCGCCGCCGGCCGCTGCCGATCGGCGTGCCCGGCGAACTCCACCTGGGCGGCGACGGGCTCGCCAAGGGCTACCTGGACCGGCCGGAGCTCACCGCCGAGCGCTTCGTCGACGACCCCTTCGGCGCCCCCGGCGACCGGCTCTACCGCACCGGCGACCTGGTGGCCTGGAGCCCGGACGGCGAACTGGAGTTCCTCGGCCGGATCGACGACCAGGTCAAGATCCGCGGCCACCGGATCGAGCTGGGCGAGGTCGAAGCGGCACTGCTGACCCATCCGGCGGTCGCGGAGGCCGCCGCCGCCGTGCACCGGGAGGAGGCCGGTGCGCCCGGCACCGAGGACGAGGCGAACGGCGGTGACGACGAGCCGTTCGTCGCGGGCTACCTCGTCCCGGCCGCCGGGCAGACCGCTCCCGAGCAGGCCGAACTCCGGGCCTTCCTGAAGCGGTCGCTGCCCGGCGCGGCCGTCCCGCAGCGCTTCCTGGTGCTCGACCGGCTGCCGCTCACGCCCAACGGCAAGCTGGACCGCCGCGCGCTGCCCGTGCCGCCGGTGCCGGTCGAGGCCCCGGCCGGCCCCGCCGCCGGTCCGGAGGCGGAGGCGGAAGCGCAGGACGAGGTGCTCGCCGCCGTGCTCGGGATCTGGTCCGAGGTGCTGCGACTGCCCGGCCTCGGCCCCGAGGACGACCTCTTCGACCTCGGCGGGCACTCCCTGACGATCATTCAGATCACCGCCAGGATCCGTGACCTGCTGGGGGTCGAACTCGACTTCGACGTGTTCTTCGCCACGCCGACCCC comes from Streptomyces sp. TLI_053 and encodes:
- a CDS encoding non-ribosomal peptide synthetase, producing the protein MSDSPNRSGLSSAAGDLARATDAARPASPAQHGIWLTGRLTHVPEVFHLALRIGFDRIDTDALARAVDATVARHPALSSALVERNGVLHPVPAGRAPALTVLDPAGEPLDECADARAKRLAEELALPFDLARGPLARFTLDRRADGGAELLVVAHHVVFDGNSKDVLVADLAAGYAAALASSAADEARSEADGANTNGDGGADTDTDGGAVPLPDAGLLARAAAFHGPRWAAATAPVLPGRPRAVTDAGPGESVAWRLDGTASAALAEAARSAGVTRFEFLLAALHGLLHRYGGEAVPVAVPFSTRAPRQRGAIGLYVNELPVYAPAGQDGDTPFAHYAAAVRAEARLVSAHRAVPFGSAVPGLTPRAGLAPVSFGYRRRTTADPVFPGSTALVDWTVFPHAARNTLHLQAVDGADGIDLSLQYDPAVLASAAARRIAGHLATLLAAAVADPTTPLGDLPLLDGAERHLVTTAWNDTAHPYPAGRTVLDLVREHASATPDALAVVAGEERLTYRELLRRADRLAGALTAAGIGRDDLVGLHLARTADLPAALLAVHAVGAGYLPLDPGYPAERLAFVLADSGAALLLADREPAPEVAAAAPAVLRPGATSAPADTDTASRTGADPGRLAYVLYTSGSTGRPKGVEIGHRALVNLLTAFAAQLGSGPRDVWLGLTSLSFDISALELLLPLTTGGRLVLAPDGLAVDGPGLRALVRREGVTHVQATPSGWRVLLGAGPLPSGLTGLVGGEALPLPLARQLRAGTDRLFNVYGPTETTVWSTCAELPDAPEAVRIGRPIANTRALVLDRRRRPLPIGVPGELHLGGDGLAKGYLDRPELTAERFVDDPFGAPGDRLYRTGDLVAWSPDGELEFLGRIDDQVKIRGHRIELGEVEAALLTHPAVAEAAAAVHREEAGAPGTEDEANGGDDEPFVAGYLVPAAGQTAPEQAELRAFLKRSLPGAAVPQRFLVLDRLPLTPNGKLDRRALPVPPVPVEAPAGPAAGPEAEAEAQDEVLAAVLGIWSEVLRLPGLGPEDDLFDLGGHSLTIIQITARIRDLLGVELDFDVFFATPTPLGIAAAVRELR
- a CDS encoding phosphocholine-specific phospholipase C; this encodes MSPQPELSRRTLLGGAAAAAVLSALPLSVREALAAPARPGRLADIQHVVVFMQENRAFDHYFGTQAGVRGFGDRTAVRGVNGRSVFHQPDPSRKEGHLLPFPMNAAHTNAYQQGAPAFGFVDSMKAWNDGLADGSVTRRSSGWLGQGYYESADMPFYHALASVFTTCDAYYASVQCNTNTNREHLMTGTSGGTVRDTPVTDNTEIPGGYEWTTYAERLEKAGVSWRTYQALDNFDDNALAWFAPFVKAKPGEPLYERGMRAVGDPAKKGDPFAMGDALVEAFAADVQADTLPQVSWIVAPAALSEHANYAPPNGEHLTARLLAALAAKPEVWEKTVFILNYDEHGGFFDHQLPPVPPLAAGRGKSTVPVDGEVVVRVSKGGSTYHRVVSQDGKYRVRAADGSLGWSDTLPAGESVVSGPYPMGLGVRVPMIVVSPWTRGGVVDSSVYDHTSVLRFLEQRFGVQEPNISPWRRAVCGDLTNVFDFSGRDPRWPELPDTSGNRQKVVDTGKLPAPTVPNPQSFPRQERGTRAARPAPYDLTVKPRLKGDQLTIDFINQGKQGAVFAVYPAPGALPRHYTVGAKSRTSDVWAVGQDGYDLRVHGPNGALWHLRGTVDAAYEISLSEERNGKVLEVDVINRSRTAQTFLVGDLAYGDGLREVRVAAGDDKTVNLNVGPEGWYDVAVGVRGELGFRRRIAGRFPWDGEHLLTDPAMGQADPLTVDVALKAASTTIDEAILLPGRPARVTARFSTTDALTVIEAQPVVPAGWTVAAVTAPPATLAAGASAVAEWDVTPPAQLPDGATHRLLVTARALAGNRFAVADGELAARTAPVMAGHLLGEDFESLAGVLQPVAGVVGWTPQAPQGWSVVNAPAMPQGTVRLQGWTFHTKREWSSPAGQDRGNFTRGLGILAVADPDDWDDTGAPSKKGVFDSTLVSPVVPVPAGATTLYLGFDSHYRQEAPQKASVTAVFDNGTETRLVYYSSDATGNDNRGADVQNAFVTKQFAVPAGARSVTLKFRMFDAGNNWFWAVDHIRLDVKPITG
- a CDS encoding MMPL family transporter, with translation MPADRPNAAAPPAPVPPVPVPPPGASARRRRARLLVPLALLIVWLGLGGAFGSYAGRLGEVATNDRAAFLPRSAESTEAARLGADFRTDNAVPVIVVWESRGGPVDGTGRAAAEQALRAAAALPGATGRVSPVLPAADGQALQGVVQLRADLGRETGDTVRAVRELAERVPGTTVGLAGPAAIAADLGGAFAGIDGLLLGVALGVVLLILLAVYRAVLLPLLVILGAVFALGVACALVYLLADHGLVTVDGQVQGLLSILVIGAATDYGLLLSARFREELHLHGDRFAAMRTAWRQSLEPIAASGATVALGLLVLLLSDLTNNRALGPVGAIGIGCAVLSALTFLPAALVLAGRAAYWPARPPADGRAPVHAVWARVAELVARRPRALWAGSLVVLAALAALAPTLDAGGVPQSELFVKAQPSAAGQRLLSAHFPGGSGNPAVIIAAADRAAPVTEAAAAVPGVAAVRATTAGAPGAASAAAPGAAPLVVDGRVRLEATLTDPADSDAAIATVHRLRDAVHAVPDARALVGGYTAQQEDTRTTAAHDRRLITPVVLLCVLAVLVLLLRSLVAPVLLAATVALSYLATLGVSAVVFPHVFGFSAVDPSVPLYGYVFLVALGVDYNIFLMTRVREESLRVGTREGVLRGLTATGGVITSAGVVLAATFAALGVIPLAFLAQIAFIVAFGVLLDTLLVRSLLVPALVRDLGDRVWWPARAGRDARRAVPASASAPAEAGPGSGG